The Hoplias malabaricus isolate fHopMal1 chromosome 9, fHopMal1.hap1, whole genome shotgun sequence genome contains a region encoding:
- the rasl11a gene encoding ras-like protein family member 11A-like, translating into MRLNDPSATMSGGSSNFLLVPIPEYPVLDSVPNKNVKIVVLGASNVGKTALIVRFLTKRFIGDYEANTGALYSRKISLDGEQVSLQVQDTPCVSLQDDAEGLYCQEQINRSIYWADGYVLVFSITDLHSYRTIQPLYQHVRRIHPSGNIPVILVGNKSDLLRARQVPANEGEALAAELGGPYFEASARENHEGVSTAFLHLCQEVSRALGGGNGEKRRGGLHLARPKSPNMQELKRRFRQVLSSKVKSATAL; encoded by the exons ATGCGCCTAAACGACCCCTCAGCAACAATGAGCGGTGGATCTAGCAACTTTCTGCTAGTCCCTATACCGGAGTACCCCGTCCTGGATTCTGTGCCCAATAAAAACGTCAAAATAGTCGTCCTCGGCGCCAGCAACGTCGGCAAAACAG CTTTGATCGTACGATTCCTGACCAAGAGGTTCATTGGAGATTATGAAGCAAACACAG GGGCCTTGTACTCAAGGAAGATCAGTCTCGATGGAGAGCAGGTTTCTTTACAAGTGCAAGACACTCCCTGTGTGTCACTGCAG GACGATGCAGAGGGTTTGTACTGCCAGGAGCAGATAAACCGCTCCATCTACTGGGCAGATGGCTACGTCCTGGTGTTCTCCATCACTGACCTGCACAGCTATAGGACAATCCAGCCACTATATCAGCACGTCCGCCGCATCCACCCCAGCGGCAACATCCCCGTCATCCTGGTGGGGAATAAGAGTGACCTGCTGCGGGCGAGGCAAGTGCCAGCCAACGAGGGCGAGGCACTGGCCGCTGAGCTGGGGGGGCCGTACTTTGAAGCTTCAGCCCGGGAAAACCACGAGGGCGTCAGTACTGCTTTTCTGCACCTGTGCCAGGAGGTGAGCCGAGCTCTTGGAGGAGGAAacggagagaagaggagaggaggactTCACCTCGCTCGACCCAAGAGCCCTAATATGCAGGAGCTGAAGAGAAGATTTCGGCAAGTGTTGTCTTCCAAGGTGAAGTCAGCCACTGCACTCTGA
- the gc2 gene encoding retinal guanylyl cyclase 2 codes for MQQPLFAFHILPPEWADSGLQKHNQHLSCPHNYSHVSFCPTWPLWAYIVLLSFSLFPGSTTATFRVGIVGPWSCDPLFAKAYPSTAAQLAVSRINRDPTLWPGITFDYVILEEGCQTSTALSRFLSYYTRASSFIGPVNPGYCDAASLLGKSWNKAVFSWSCFSYELDNPRSHPTFTRTMPLPTLVLLRFMRHFRWAHVGIISSGHDIWIETANMLANALRSHGMPVGIVVSTGSDSVSMHRALVKVKKAQHLRLVILCMHSVLVGGKSQKQLLEMAHDLQMTDGSLVFVPYDTLLYSLPYHQLPQSALHNNSKLLQAYNSVITITVQSPEYRSFYHAFTEAQASGELPSNLHPHQVSPLFGTIYSSILFMAHAMRAVQDSGEWVSGQNLAQHTRNLTFKGFSHPIHTTQANSGLLDYVVLDTDGFTWELRPSYSIEMETDTVRFLGHSIDFPAWGPPKADSSCWFTDGIICSGGMDLVQLIVVSLSGILLVFSCIATAYFIRRRISQIRLVRGPDKILLTLEDVIFIIPSLSNKKLSFDESRTSDSRKSFSERSKSPFSSQSPVTHENTNVALYEGDWAWLKRFPDGNFQSITPSTSDAFELMKDMRHENVNPFLGFFLDCGVFAIVTEFCSRGSLEDLLLNDDVKLDWMFKSSLLLDLIKGMKYLHHRNVCHGRLKSRNCIVDGRFVLKVTDYGYNKVLDAQKFPYVQPPAEELVWTAPEILRGPFPGLIGTLPGDVYSFSIVMQEVVVRGPPFCMLEQSAAEIVQKVMNPPPLCRPIVSPDHAPVECIQLMKQCWNEQPEGRPTFEQVFDQFKNINKGKKTNIIDSMLRMLEQYSSNLEELIRERTEELEVEKQKTEKLLTQMLPPSVAEALKLGTTVEPEYFECVTIYFSDIVGFTTISANSEPIEVVDLLNDLYTLFDAIIGNHDVYKVETIGDAYMVASGLPVPNGNRHAAEISNMALDILSAVGTFKMTHMPDVPVRIRIGLNTGPCVAGVVGLTMPRYCLFGDTVNTASRMESTGMPYRIHVHSSTVKILLQLKAGYKVQLRGRTEKKGKVTEETYWLTGRDGFTKPLPIPPELKPGHESKDFKLMLQKAVRKLSAVRQVTQLTVADEGNVMIHHH; via the exons ATGCAACAGCCGCTCTTTGCTTTCCACATCTTACCTCCAGAATGGGCCGACAGTGGACTCCAGAAACATAATCAACATCTGTCTTGTCCACATAATTACAGTCATGTCTCCTTCTGCCCCACCTGGCCCTTGTGGGCCTACATAGTCCTgctgtctttctccctcttcccTGGTTCCACTACTGCTACTTTCCGAGTTGGTATAGTGGGCCCATGGTCCTGTGACCCCCTTTTTGCCAAGGCCTATCCCAGCACAGCAGCACAATTAGCCGTAAGCCGTATCAACCGGGACCCCACATTGTGGCCCGGCATCACTTTTGATTATGTTATCCTAGAGGAAGGCTGCCAGACATCCACGGCTCTTTCCCGTTTCCTCAGTTACTACACACGGGCATCCAGTTTTATTGGGCCAGTCAACCCAGGATACTGTGATGCAGCATCCCTGCTGGGGAAGAGTTGGAATAAAGCCGTGTTTAGCTGGTCATGTTTTAGCTATGAGCTGGACAACCCCCGCAGCCACCCCACCTTTACCCGCACCATGCCTCTGCCTACGCTGGTACTGCTGCGTTTCATGAGACACTTCCGCTGGGCTCATGTGGGCATCATTTCCTCTGGTCATGACATCTGGATTGAAACTGCCAACATGCTGGCCAATGCTTTGCGAAGCCATGGGATGCCTGTGGGCATAGTGGTGTCCACTGGAAGTGACTCAGTCAGCATGCACAGGGCCTTGGTCAAGGTCAAAAAAGCACAGCACCTGCGGC TGGTCATCCTCTGCATGCACTCAGTCTTGGTGGGGGGAAAGTCTCAGAAGCAGCTCCTGGAAATGGCTCATGACCTGCAGATGACAGATGGCTCTCTGGTGTTTGTTCCCTATGATACATTACTATACAGTCTGCCTTATCACCAGCTGCCCCAGTCGGCCCtccacaacaacagcaaactGCTGCAGGCCTACAACTCGGTGATCACCATCACTGTGCAGTCACCTGAATATCGATCCTTTTATCATGCCTTCACTGAAGCCCAGGCGAGTGGAGAACTGCCCAGCAATCTCCACCCACACCAG GTCTCTCCTTTGTTTGGCACCATCTATTCCTCCATTCTTTTCATGGCCCATGCCATGAGGGCAGTGCAGGACTCAGGGGAGTGGGTGTCTGGGCAGAACTTGGCCCAGCATACTCGAAATCTGACTTTCAAAGGTTTCAGTCACCCCATCCACACTACACAGGCCAATTCAGGGCTGCTAGATTATGTGGTGTTGGACACAGATGGTTTTACATGGGAGCTGAGGCCTTCCTACAGCATAGAGATGGAGACAGACACGGTGCGCTTCCTGGGTCACTCCATTGACTTTCCTGCATGGGGCCCACCCAAGGCTGATTCCAGCTGCTGGTTCACAGATGGGATTATCTGTAGTGGAG GTATGGATTTGGTCCAGTTGATAGTTGTCTCTCTCAGCGGGATTCTTCTGGTCTTCTCTTGCATCGCAACAGCGTACTTTATAAG GCGACGAATCAGTCAGATCCGATTAGTTCGTGGCCCAGACAAAATCTTACTAACCTTGGAAGATGTCATCTTTATCATCCCATCATTAAGTAACAAG AAGTTGAGTTTTGATGAGAGTAGGACCAGCGACAGCCGGAAAAGCTTCTCAGAGCGCAGCAAGTCTCCGTTCTCGAGTCAGTCACCAGTAACTCACGAGAACACGAACGTCGCTCTCTATGAG GGAGACTGGGCGTGGCTGAAAAGGTTTCCTGATGGAAATTTTCAGAGCATCACCCCTAGCACCAGTGATGCATTTGAACTG ATGAAGGATATGAGACATGAGAATGTGAATCCGTTCTTGGGCTTCTTCCTCGATTGTGGTGTCTTTGCCATAGTGACGGAGTTTTGTTCCAGAGGAAGCCTGGAAGACCTTCTGCTTAATGATGATGTCAAACTGGACTGGATGTTTAAGTCTTCACTGCTGCTAGACCTCATTAAG GGAATGAAGTACCTACACCACAGGAACGTATGTCATGGAAGGCTTAAGTCTAGGAACTGCATTGTTGATGGCCGCTTTGTACTCAAAGTGACTGACTATGGTTACAATAAAGTGCTGGATGCTCAGAAGTTCCCTTATGTACAGCCGCCAGCAGAGG AACTGGTATGGACTGCTCCTGAGATCCTCAGAGGCCCCTTCCCAGGGCTGATTGGAACTCTCCCAGGGGACGTCTACAGCTTCTCTATCGTCATGCAGGAAGTGGTGGTTCGAGGGCCTCCTTTTTGCATGTTGGAGCAGTCTGCTGCGG AAATCGTCCAGAAGGTCATGAACCCTCCACCTTTATGCCGACCCATTGTGTCTCCAGACCACGCTCCAGTGGAGTGCATCCAGCTGATGAAACAGTGCTGGAATGAGCAGCCAGAGGGAAGACCTACCTTTGAGCAGGTATTTGATCAG TTTAAGAACataaataaagggaaaaaaaccaACATCATAGACTCTATGCTCCGGATGTTGGAGCAGTACTCCTCTAACCTGGAGGAGCTGatcagagagaggacagaggagCTGGAGGTTGAGAAACAGAAGACAGAAAAACTACTCACACAGATGCTTCCACC GTCCGTGGCTGAGGCTCTTAAGTTGGGTACCACCGTGGAACCTGAATACTTTGAGTGTGTCACAATCTACTTCAGTGACATTGTTGGCTTCACAACCATTTCAGCAAACAGTGAGCCAATCGAAGTAGTTGACCTCCTGAATGACCTCTACACGCTATTTGACGCAATCATTGGCAATCACGATGTGTATAAG GTGGAGACCATAGGGGATGCCTACATGGTGGCATCAGGTTTACCTGTCCCCAATGGGAACAGGCACGCAGCTGAGATTTCCAACATGGCACTGgacattctcagtgctgtgggGACATTTAAGATGACACACATGCCCGATGTCCCTGTTAGAATAAGAATAGGACTTAATACAG GCCCCTGTGTAGCTGGAGTTGTGGGCTTGACAATGCCAAGGTACTGCCTCTTTGGTGACACAGTCAACACTGCCTCTAGAATGGAGTCCACAGGGATGC CCTACAGGATCCATGTCCACTCAAGTACAGTCAAGATACTTCTGCAACTCAAAGCTGGCTATAAGGTGCAGTTGAGAGGAAGAACTGAAAAGAAG GGTAAAGTCACAGAAGAGACCTATTGGCTCACTGGACGGGACGGCTTCACCAAACCTTTACCCATCCCACCTGAGCTCAAACCAGG